The following are from one region of the Treponema denticola genome:
- a CDS encoding tetratricopeptide repeat protein has translation MKKRIILFLILLVSFRIFADYKSEYDNLLSARNVKGIAALLPKWEKAEPKNPELYIAYFNYYLLKGQRSTQSLDTYKKDNTNSLALVDQKTNKIAGYLNNNIWYEKEDVDKALSYLEKGLKFGKNRLDMYFGRIHILGEIGEYEKQSQKIIEVLKLGKEINHKWLWSMNEVIPASESEHFFLISINEYYKAWLQKSLPQTLNAAEKTGEAQLKLYPNNIEVHNYLSLAYIGQGKFKEALNVLLKADKLANEDYVIIFNMGRCYEALKQYDKAKECYLRMKKNPNKQVQDMADQKLSELKKLTK, from the coding sequence ATGAAAAAACGTATTATATTATTTTTAATTTTGTTGGTGTCATTCCGGATTTTTGCAGATTACAAATCCGAATATGACAATCTGCTTTCGGCAAGAAATGTAAAAGGGATTGCAGCCCTCCTGCCCAAATGGGAAAAGGCAGAGCCCAAAAATCCTGAACTCTACATTGCCTATTTTAATTATTACCTGCTTAAAGGTCAAAGGTCTACACAGTCACTTGACACCTATAAGAAGGACAATACCAATTCATTGGCATTAGTGGATCAAAAAACAAATAAAATCGCAGGATATTTAAACAATAATATCTGGTATGAAAAAGAAGATGTCGATAAAGCCTTGTCATATTTAGAAAAAGGATTAAAATTCGGTAAAAACCGCTTGGATATGTATTTTGGAAGAATTCATATTTTAGGCGAAATAGGAGAATATGAAAAGCAATCACAGAAGATTATCGAGGTTTTAAAACTGGGAAAAGAGATAAATCATAAATGGCTTTGGAGCATGAATGAGGTAATTCCAGCATCAGAAAGTGAACACTTTTTTCTAATTTCGATAAACGAGTATTATAAAGCTTGGCTTCAAAAAAGTCTCCCTCAAACCTTAAATGCTGCAGAGAAAACAGGTGAAGCCCAATTAAAGCTATATCCTAACAACATCGAAGTACATAACTATTTATCTTTAGCATATATCGGCCAAGGAAAATTTAAAGAAGCTTTAAATGTGCTATTAAAAGCCGATAAACTCGCAAATGAAGATTATGTAATTATCTTTAATATGGGAAGATGCTATGAAGCCCTAAAACAATACGATAAGGCAAAAGAATGTTATCTCCGTATGAAAAAAAATCCCAACAAACAAGTTCAAGATATGGCAGACCAAAAACTTTCAGAGCTAAAAAAATTGACCAAATAG